A DNA window from Primulina tabacum isolate GXHZ01 chromosome 12, ASM2559414v2, whole genome shotgun sequence contains the following coding sequences:
- the LOC142521076 gene encoding uncharacterized protein LOC142521076, whose translation MAAAGSSMLYSFLLFVATLSLQEVYRSKLASSELFTIIGGFTSSLVFLLLLTFIGNYQETNGIKTGWGTVVIAEAVALVAASTVHRVCITTCFLFSAVLLYEVSKLSGIVLSKSESKAKRF comes from the exons ATGGCTGCAGCTGGGAGTTCAATGCTATACTCTTTTCTCCTATTCGTTGCTACTCTATCTCTACAAGAAGTGTATAGATCAAAGTTAGCATCTTCGGAGTTATTTACTATTATTGGAGGATTCACCAGCTCTCTCGTATTCCTTTTGCTTCTAACA TTCATCGGAAATTATCAGGAAACAAACGGTATCAAGACTGGATGGGGCACTG TTGTAATCGCCGAAGCCGTAGCGCTCGTAGCTGCTAGCACTGTTCATCGAGTTTGTATCACAACCTG cttTCTCTTTTCGGCTGTGCTACTTTACGAGGTCAGTAAACTTTCTGGAATCGTGCTCAGCAAGAGTGAATCCAAGGCAAAGAGATTTTGA